In Cryptococcus gattii WM276 chromosome A, complete sequence, one genomic interval encodes:
- a CDS encoding Hypothetical protein (Similar to TIGR gene model, INSD accession AAW41153.1; CNA06230), whose product MLGPRIARKVARIRHARLACRNLHTLDTYPPPSHSLSDKSTTQPPPERHFPLYKPQQYAREIPLTADTLAALPSEQALSRQLKQRVTEKATESLSEFTEDELRDFYAALVKSGSKDTGGTYPALGAPLETKKIPMAEKERKEILTGMARRLVREGGLALPEGSTQYSKSLELVANESLSSDAPYAILGILSQAAILSGPSETSKGKAVEGQLPLRSLEVPLGMVTSKEWDALFQEFIRKGDAASAESLLDIMDAHGVPVDLERINSVIHAYALKGRSEDVARLTLDVTAMGETVSSDQQDNYILSILRQTPSNPGPAIARLRQAEIAGTPFPQSSYQAVISHLTSPSSIVQPNSHTRAVAWDLFAHMRLAAHPTPTRELYTTMIKSCGEANQPEPERARDLWIEMTEQEKIEPSTEAYNAIIKSLGSTKKDYLEAFDLLRQMLVKHNDAVFVPFEEDDDIPRFSEYVPTLETFASVLEGTKRAGDVNRARWVLSEVIKLSRAGQALNVPNWKEGPSGDLMASVFMTYAAWNPVLRKKEVKMRKASSEGASEKVIVEKEEHRLPKGEEFLNVDVLQDVVESSADSSSIDYTFEEPPVNDYLAPLSSADAIRECTSLFHRILSDIQSSSSTSDFLPFRHVYITPKLINSYISVYNAHGPSLSSVKQVYDTVWEEASRASGLSVKPNGWTFIPLLEKCASGSRGGIYPADRSLALSWGRTLWSSYLLFSKSASSSKLASIPSSEHLTIQRRKYLLGLGDRQTERMWKAVIKLEALHGDIDQALKLLEEFHTTYKPDAITQSYAPLPEMGLRLKMFTPAMTPEADVPPLLLFDDIKPLHQRLVREARAKDIKKVKWIVAGYEQSLKTRRGWRMKGVGQMREKSKVKDLERLLAQQSEMERLE is encoded by the exons ATGTTGGGGCCCAGAATAGCCAGAAAGGTCGCCAGGATCAGGCATGCCAGACTCGCTTGTCGAAATCTACACAC ACTAGATACATATCCTCCTCCCTCCCATTCCTTGTCGGATAAGAGTACCACGCAACCCCCGCCTGAGAGACATTTTCCTCTTTATAAACCCCAACAATACGCCCGAGAAATACCTTTAACTGCAGATACTCTTGCAGCTCTTCCCTCTGAACAGGCTCTCTCCCGACAGCTCAAGCAGCGTGTCACCGAAAAAGCAACTGAGAGTCTCTCGGAATTCACCGAGGATGAGTTGAGGGATTTTTACGCAGCTTTGGTTAAATCCGGATCCAAGGATACTGGTGGAACATATCCAGCTCTGGGAGCACCTTTGGAGACGAAGAAAATTCCTATGGcagaaaaagaaaggaaagagatCTTAACGGGCATGGCCAGGAGGCTGGTTAGGGAAGGAGGGCTTGCCCTACCAGAAGGTTCTACGCAATATAGTAAATCTTTGGAGCTAGTCGCAAATGAGAGCCTGTCTTCCGACGCTCCGTACGCCATTCTTGGTATTTTGTCTCAAGCAGCCATATTGAGTGGTCCGAGTGAAACAAGCAAAGGGAAGGCAGTGGAAGGTCAATTGCCCCTTAGAAGTCTTGAGGTGCCTTTGGGAATGGTCACATCCAAAGAATGGGATGCACTTTTCCAGGAATTT ATACGGAAAGGAGATGCTGCATCTGCCGAATCTCTGTTGGACATCATGGAT GCCCATGGTGTCCCAGTCGATCTCGAACGTATTAACAGCGTCATACATGCCTATGCTCTCAAAGGTCGGTCTGAAGATGTGGCTCGTTTAACTTTGGATGTGACAGCAA TGGGCGAAACTGTCTCGTCCGATCAACAAGATAATTATATTCTGTCTATCCTCCGGCAAACACCATCTAACCCCGGTCCTGCGATTGCCCGCCTTCGTCAAGCTGAAATAGCTGGCACTCCTTTCCCCCAATCGTCCTATCAAGCCGTCATCTCGCATCTCActtcaccatcttccaTTGTCCAGCCAAACTCTCACACCCGGGCAGTTGCATGGGACTTGTTTGCCCATATGCGTCTAGCCGCACACCCTACTCCTACGCGGGAGTTGTATACGACAATGATCAAGTCATGCGGTGAAGCCAATCAGCCTGAACCCGAAAGGGCGAGGGATTTGTGGATTGAAATGACAGAGCAAGAGAAGATCGAGCCTAGCACGGAAGCTTATAACGCCATCATTAAATCGTTGGGAAGCACGAAGAAGGATTACCTCGAAGCATTTGACTTGCTTCGGCAGATGCTGGTCAAGCACAATGACGCGGTATTCGTACCctttgaagaagacgacgaTATCCCGAGGTTTAGCGAATATGTCCCAACGCTAGAAACGTTTGCATCGGTACTAGAAGGAACGAAGCGGGCAGGAGACGTCAATCGAGCCAGATGGGTTTTATCAGAGGTCATTAAACTGTCAAGAGCTGGCCAGGCCCTCAACGTGCCAAACTGGAAGGAGGGACCTAGTGGAGATTTGATGGCGTCAGTGTTCATGACTTATGCAGCTTGGAATCCCGTGCTGCGCAAGAAAGAGGTCAAGATGAGGAAAGCATCTTCGGAAGGAGCGTCCGAAAAGGTTATCGtcgagaaggaggagcaTAGGCTTCCGAAGGGTGAAGAATTCCTCAATGTGGATGTTCTACAAGACGTGGTTGAATCGTCTGCCGACTCTTCGTCAATCGACTATACGTTTGAAGAACCGCCTGTCAATGACTATCTTGCCCCACTGTCAAGCGCTGACGCGATTCGCGAGTGTACGAGTCTTTTCCACCGCATCCTCTCCGATATCcagtcttcttcctccacctccGATTTCCTACCCTTTCGCCACGTATATATAACGCCAAAACTCATCAACTCGTATATCTCTGTCTACAACGCTCATGGCCCGTCGCTGTCTTCTGTGAAGCAAGTGTATGATACCGTCTGGGAAGAAGCGTCGCGCGCCAGTGGTCTCTCTGTCAAACCCAACGGCTGGACGTTTATCCCTCTGCTCGAAAAATGTGCTTCAGGATCACGAGGGGGTATCTACCCCGCCGACCGGTCCCTCGCTCTCTCTTGGGGACGTACCTTGTGGTCGTCATACCTTTTATTCTCTAAATCTGCTTCTTCGTCTAAACTCGCTTCGATCCCGTCCTCTGAGCATCTCACTATTCAGCGTCGCAAGTACCTCCTCGGTTTAGGTGACAGGCAGACGGAGAGGATGTGGAAGGCGGTCATCAAACTCGAGGCGTTACACGGCGATATTGATCAAGCATTAAAGTTGCTCGAGGAATTTCACACGACGTACAAGCCCGATGCGATCACCCAATCATACGCGCCGTTGCCGGAAATGGGCTTGCGGTTGAAGATGTTTACACCGGCCATGACGCCCGAGGCGGATGTGCCTCCTCTCTTGTTGTTTGATGATATCAAGCCTCTGCACCAGAGATTAGTGAGGGAAGCAAGGGCCAAGGATATCAAAAAGGTCAAGTGGATAGTAGCGGGTTACGAACAGTCTTTGAAGACGAGGAGAGggtggaggatgaagggTGTGGGACAAATGAGGGAAAAGTCCAAAGTAAAAGATTTGGAGCGGCTTCTCGCTCAGCAGAGCGAAATGGAGAGGCTCGAGTAA
- a CDS encoding Fatty acid desaturase, putative (Similar to TIGR gene model, INSD accession AAW41154.1), giving the protein MDPVVFPEVPPHATPLSRHAPPSLTSSSPSPVLSSADPSDRELDVSEDTSSSSQTPATDESFVDPYPDFLWMTTEEPHRSRRIAILKAHPEVRKLMGPTPVTLPLVFAVLGLQLSLSLYLKSHHTLSLPVLLTAYVIGGTANQNIFLAIHEITHNLALKSIRANKCLAIIANISIGIPYAMAFKGYHIEHHKFLGEDGIDTDLPSRLEALVLNNVAGKTFFATFQLLFYAIRPGFIRAQTFTRWHFYNLVSVIGFHLLWYHFFGIRPWLYLVLSSFFAGSLHPCAAHFIAEHYLMEGHLPVGENLQGNDLIKGLSQETTSYYGWLNILCYNVGYHNEHHDFPSVPWTRLPELHRIAHEFYDPLPSHPSWPYVTWKFITDPSVGMWCRAKREGKGDRLHESVWVNGSRCVSRKSEDDMEEEDERGYASDRDEQTKKKKA; this is encoded by the exons AGACAGGGAACTCGACGTGTCCGAAGACACCAGCTCCAGCTCGCAGACACCTGCCACAGACGAGTCTTTCGTCGACCCGTACCCAGACTTTCTCTGGATGACCACAGAAGAACCCCACAGGTCCAGGCGTATCGCGATACTGAAAGCGCACCCAGAA GTCCGAAAGCTCATGGGTCCTACTCCCGTCACCCTGCCTCTTGTCTTTGCCGTCCTCGGCCTCCAGCTGTCACTCTCTCTTTATCTCAAGTCTCACCATACCCTCTCCCTTCCCGTGCTCCTTACCGCCTACGTTATCGGAGGCACAGCAAACCAAAACATCTTTCTCGCCATTCACGAAATCACCCACAACCTCGCATTGAAATCTATCAGGGCCAACAAGTGTCTTGCCATCATTGCCAACATCTCTATCGGTATCCCTTACGCCATGGCATTCAAAGGCTACCACATCGAGCATCACAAATTTTTGGGCGAAGACGGTATTGATACCGATCTTCCAAGCCGGCTTGAGGCTTTGGTGCTCAACAATGTCGCAGGCAAAACCTTTTTCGCCACTTTCCAGCTCTTGTTCTACGCCATCCGCCCCGGTTTTATCCGTGCCCAGACCTTTACCAGATGGCACTTTTACAACCTCGTCAGTGTCATCGgcttccatctcctctgGTACCATTTCTTCGGAATCCGCCCTTGGCTCTACCTCGTGctttcctcctttttcGCCGGCTCACTTCATCCATGCGCCGCCCATTTCATCGCCGAGCACTACCTGATGGAGGGTCATTTGCCCGTCGGAGAAAACTTGCAAGGTAATGACTTGATCAAGGGATTGTCGCAGGAGACTACTAGCTACTATGGTTGGCTCAATATCTTGTGTTACAAC GTGGGATATCATAACGAACACCACGACTTCCCTTCCGTCCCATGGACCCGCCTACCCGAACTCCATCGCATTGCTCATGAATTCTACGACCCCCTTCCTTCACACCCTTCGTGGCCGTATGTCACTTGGAAGTTTATCACCGACCCCAGCGTCGGCATGTGGTGTCGTGCAAAACGCGAGGGCAAAGGTGACAGGCTTCACGAATCCGTTTGGGTCAACGGCTCACGTTGCGTCTCGCGCAAAAGTGAAGATGAtatggaagaagaagatgaaagaggTTATGCCAGTGACAGGGATGAGCAgacaaagaagaaaaaggcATGA